The window AAGCGAAAGTGGCCTATTTTTGTTGCCATACGCAATACTACGCAGTACCGAGATCTGGGATGGTCTAGACCGGATAGGACGGCTTCCCCCCCGTTGCGGGTTAAACGTCTCACGTTTTGAGGGACCAAAATAGCGAGttggtgatttttttttctggagaTCGGAGGTGCTTTGAAAGAATCTTACCGGTTCGGGCCAACTGTTATAGGAAAATAAGATTGATGCTGGCGTTCTATTTACGCGTGTAAGTGGTCGTGTGTTTGGAACTCGAGATTTGACGAGTATGATGTCACAAAAATTAACGTTTGTAGCAAAGCTTCATTTACATCATGTTTtgaataaattatttttttgctttattttgaccttctttctttcttctagcTCTATTCAAAGGCTCTACTGGCGTAattaggtagtagtagtgtaTTACAATCATGATGTAGCCATTTACCATCATGGTGTCGTATTGTTTTCCTCCCATTCCATCcaagtaataatagtaataacaacgataatagtaaaaaaaaaaaaaaaaaactccgaCGTATGGTTCTCATGTACAGTAAAGCATGCCCACTTCAAATCAGACTTTGATTTggatatctttcttttttttttttttttccctcgctTCCCCTTGAACGCGATATTTGAACATCTTAATCTCTCCGCTCCCACCGGATCTCGGCAGGCTCCAGAGGTCGAGAGAACAGAGAAGCATAGTCAGTGCCAACGATCTTGTCGCTGCCGTCCACGTTGCTCAGCTTGAACATGCGGACAGTCTCGACAATGATggtctgcagctgcaggttGGCAAACTGCTCACCAATGCATCGGTGACGACCAGCACCAAAGGGAAGGTAAGGTGAAGCGGCGCCCTTGCTGACAATACCGTAGCCGTAATcgatcttctcttcttcctcttcgtttCGGGCAGCAATAAGGGGAGCGTTGGGAGAGCCAGGCAGCCAGCGGTAGGGATCCCACTCGAAGGGGTTAGGGAAGTAGTTGGGGTCGGAGCCACTGACACCGGGAGCGGCGAGAAGAACGTGAGTAGGGGGGATAACATATTTGGTACCGGGAACGGGCATGGGCTGCTTGACGGCGCGCATGATGGAGTGAATGGGGGCATGAAGACGCAGAGTTTCCTTGACAATGGCCTGGTTCAGAGGGAGCTTGGCAAGATCCTCGTACTGCAGGGGAGGCAAATCGGCACCCAAGGCGTTGATTTGTTCCTGATACAGATCCTCGACAACCTTGGGGTTCTGGGCAAGACGGAGCATGATCCAGGAGCTAGTGGATGACGAAGAGTGCTGGCCAGCCATGAGCAGAGCAATCATCATGTGGGCGATCTCGTGGTCAGGGACGGGGGTGCCGTTCTTGTACACAGATGTCATGAGATGCTTCATAATGTCAAGTTCATTGTCCTCATCACCGAGGGCCTTTCGTTCCTTGATAGTATCCATGTAGATCTTGGCAATGGTACGCTGAGCCTGGTCACGCTTGCGGTTCCAGGGAAGAGGGGCCCAGTGCAGCACAAAGTTGATGGAGGTGAAGCCCATGTCGAGGTCGTGGTACAGATCGGCCAGAGACTCGTCGAACTTGTTGCGGATGCGGCTGCCCTGAAGAGCGTGGGAAGCAGTGAAGATTGTGATCTCGGCCATCTTCTTGGGAATATCGACGATTCCAGACTTGCCCTTGAAGGCTGCGGTGCGCTTGAAGTACGATGTGACCTCGTGAGAGATGATAGGGACATATGATCGGAACGCTTCGGTGGTAAGAGCAATTTTcataaactaaaaaagatGCTCGTTAGAACTGAATTCACCGACAAATCATATAAGACCGTATCAGGGGGGGCACAAAACtcaccttcttctgctccatCAGCTTGGCGTTGGGGCAGTCGTAGACGACATCGCGTCCGAAGACGGGGGTGGTCAAGACGGTGTAGATATCCTCAGCGTTGACATCCTTGAGCTTTCCGTTGAGGATGAAGTCGTTTCCAGCAGGGCCAACAGCCACGGTGGTCTTCTTGCCGAGGAGGACGAAGGTGAAAACATCGCCATACTGCCGATTGAATGTCAGCCACCGCTATAGACACAATATGGTATATGTCAGGGAATTGTATTTGCCCACCTTTGCACGATTGTCGCGGAAGAACTTGGGAGGATCCATGCCGTATATCACGGTGCTGCCAATGAAGGGGAACCAGTGGAAGACGAGAGGCGGGTCGGTAGGGTTCCtgaagaggagctgctgaATGACATTGACGAAGACGGAGAGCGCGACGAAGCCAGCGACGCCAATGGCGATCTGGGCGCCAATTCCTTGTTGGAAGTACAGCTGGGCCAAGGGATGGCCAGCGGCATCTTGGATGATGCCCATCTCTGCGAATTGATGGCCCTCTCGCTCgcaaaaaaaaggtgatggAGAGTAAAGAGCTGAGGTGGGAGCCCAGAGGCAGCAAAACGGGCTTATAAcaaggagggggggggggggggggggggttgaaagaggaaaagagactGGCTGGTCCCGCGCGGCCCTTTTTATCGACAGGATGCAATGCAGcaaccaagaagagaaagaaaggagaagagccaAACGGCGCCACCAGTGGTTCGATAAGTCAGCCCAAGATGAGCTCTAATCAGTGCCTTTTGGCTCCAATCGCGGCGGGCTAATTTGACAATTGCAGCCTTttctgcccttttttttcttccctagCTCCagctttttttcctttcgcTGCTGCCCAGATCCAGGGGGCATGCAGATCCACCTGGACGTGCCTGGCCCCACGCCAGAGTGTGGGAGACGGGCCAATCGCAGCGCGCGCGATGGCAGTTTATTGCAGCAGACCGCCTGGAGAATGGCAAATAAGCGGGCTTCGTATTCGGATCTGTGATAAAGACGTGCGCGAGGTGGCCACAACGGGCTACCGCCAACGCCTCTGCTGCGACTATCCAGTGCACGCCATTGTGGGCGAATGCGAATACGTCTCTTTTATAGTGAAAATGACAACACCGCCATGAACATACGGTAGCATTAGGTAGAGACGTGGTTGTTCCATGCTTTGAAATACGTGCATGACATCTCCCCGTATAGGTAGCGACGCAGCTTCGGATGGCCGTCGCTGGTACTTTGCATCGAGCAGCTTTACGCTATGCCTACTTGATGAGATGAGGAACAGAGAATGGaaatgatggagaagaagtggTCTGATGCCACCTCAGAAACCTCCACAGCATCGAACAATATGCAAATCTACCAGTGGCCAGCATCGCAGACCCAGATGTGAGATGCATTAGCACAAGCCATACACTGCACGCATCGACTGTTTAGGGAGTTGGAAACATTTCAGAAACAATCCTAATCTTGATAATATTGAATGGAGCATTGTCCAGAATAAAAGTGAGTACTACTTGTAGTAGCTGCCAAGACCTAAACTCATCGCAATAGCGAGTGCCCGAAATGCAGACCCAGCTCCAGCTAAATCTAAGTCATCATCTGCTAGATCCAGATAGATACACTGAATAGATGCATATCTGCGCACATGACAACGACGACAAAATGAAAATATTGAGGAAGTGAGGGggtgaagcagaagaaggaaactccatcaaacaaaacaaacgcAAAGCAAACGCTCCCAGCCTATAGCATTCCATCCGCAATCTGTGAAGCCAACTCATGCCCAGGCCCTTTGTCAAACGCCCGTATCCTATCCGCCGTCCGTTGTGAAAAGCCAACTGCTGAACTAAAACTATCGTGTATGTGGTATCTGTATGCTGACTGACATAGTGGTCCCAAATTTCCGAGGTATCTCTGTATCTCTGAGGGTCGTTATCAAAATAGCAAAACTACAAAGAATGGCTGTCGATTGTCGCCATTCACGCTTGGGCGACAATGCTTCGTCCGACATCGCCCCATCTGAATCGTCTTAAACCTCCGCCTGATGAGCGAAGAACGTCGCGGCCGGAGGATGCAGTTTCATTGACGCTGCTGACACTGGCAGTCAGGCCCTCCTGGCGGCCTACCTCGCGCCCAATAACGTAACCGGCTCCAAAGCCAACTACGGATACGAGCACGACGACTCCAGCACTGACGACCCAAGTGAGAAGGGTTGGAGAAATAAACGTCTCTTCTGAAACAGCGGTGGCAGCTGCcgtcctctttttcttaGTCGCCCGAGGGTTTCGGCCTGTTGATACAGCCCGTTTGGCTTTGTCAGAAGACGAACGAGTCTGCGAGCTTGACCTGGCAGGAGAGGACTGTCCACATTTGTTGACTGGggtcgccgccgctgcccgAGGTTTCTCAGACTCTTCCTCCAACTCCTGTTCTGGGACAAACCGGAGCTCCATAGGCTGGCTGCTGGGACCAACTCCTGTTTGTGCAGCCCGCTGCGCCTCGGTTTCCTCCTTGCTCTTGGGCAGACCCctagctgctgcagcgcatGACAGGAGAGTGGTCAAAGACGCACGGAGAGCCGCGTCGTTATCTTCCCGAACCGACGGCGACATAAAGCTGGGTCCACGTTGCACTCTCGTATGCGAGCGCTGAGAGAAGGACGGACGGGTAAAGTCTCTGTGAGGATGCGGGGACATGGCTGCATTAGACGAGTAGCTTCGCTGGTGTGACGGAGGATGCGAGAATGCGTTTGGCTGCGGTCGAAAGACGGGTTGGTTATGTGCTTGGCCCAACGCCGTGCCCGCGTCTCCGTCAGACTCGCCGTCAGAGTCCTCCATATCCTCCTCCGGTGACGGCTGCATATTCTCTGTCGAGCTGGAGAGTACATGATCTTCCTCGCTGTCGCTTTCGTCGTATTCATCTTGGCTGCCTGTGCCCGTAACGGGGATGGTTGTCTGTATACGCGGCACCGATCTCGCGGGAGCCTGCACTCGTCGGCGGCGGTTGTAAGAGCTCCCGACGCGCAGTCCAGTTGTCACGATTTCGTCGCCGATGCTGGAGagcgacgaggacgatggcTGAGAAGCGACTTCGACCCAGGATTCGGTGTTTTCTACTGCTGTTAGCGGAGGTGGACTGTGACAGTCGCAGTATGTCACTGGCGAAGACGAACCGTCGTAGCGGCGCTGGTGAGCATTCGAGTTCGCGAGCACGTTTGGCATGCTGGCGGATCGCTGCGAGCTGGGTCCCGCTTGCTCATCAGCGCGAAGCTGCTGGgccatgattttttttttttatattctatatttttgttgttttgtaAGTGAAAACGGAGTTACGAGCCCCAGAACACTGGGCGACGATTGGCGATAGATGCTATTCCCTGTAAGTCCGCAACTCCCTATCGGTGACCGTGACGGCAACGCCCCACCCGATCGCAAATCGGTCTCCCAGGCAGGTCGCGCGCTCAAGCACTCTCGATCGCGGCGCTGCTATAAATAATGTATGTCGGTGGACGGCAAACCAGTAGACAGACAAGTAGAAAGATGAGGCAAGCCCTCGCCAGGatggacaaaggaaaaaaaaggagagaaaatgagCCAGAGTCGGAGATAGAGTACAGAAGCGTTCTGTTGAGAGACGCTAGGGTAAAGACAGCATGACGATAAAACGACAGCAGCGGGTGCTTGTCAGTTGCTCGCGCTCCCTGTGGTgcgtgctggtgctggtactGGTACTTTTGTCGCCTTGTCAGGCCCGGCAGGGACAGTGCGTGGATCCGTCACGCGCGCTGGGCCAATTGCGTCAACTGCCGCAGAATCTGGGGAACGAGACTTGCTGGGAGCGGCGGCATGGACAGCATGGAGTCATTCGCAGGGGCAGACAAAGCCGGGTGAGACAATGCTGGCAAATAAAGGCGAGCAGTTCAGCAGTAGTACAATGTGAACACTTTTCGTTATTTTCTCTATTTCCTATTCTTTTGGCGGAACCAACTCTTTGTATTTCTGTCGCATAAGGAGCGCTTGAGGACCCAAGTTGAAAAGACCAGGGCTTGAACAGGCAAAACACATGAGGCGATGTACATACACCGCACAAACTGGCGATGAAGCGGACTCGGTAGGTAGACTGCTGAAGGGGCAAATCACGCAGAGTACATACATTTTATGTAAACCGAGCCAATCATCAGAAGCAGACAAAACACAATAATCCCTTGCAGCGAGCGTTCGCCTATTAGGCCACAACGATTCGGTCATCAATGACTCGGCAAATCCCAACACTTTGAAACCACATGCTGCGTGATGGCTGCTTACTCGTCGCAGCAGAACAGAACATACGAGCAATACATGCCACTCAGACACTTCGGCAGGCACAGTGCATCAACCTCTCGCCATCAAATGGGCATCACTCGCGGGCGGTGTGCATGATCTCCCTCCAAGTACAAGTACAAGTACAAGTACCAGCCTAGCAAACCACCCGTCTTAGTAGGTGACGCGGAAGACACATCCCATATCTGATTCAATAAACCTACAAGGCAAGAAATGCAAGCCACCGGTAagccccagcccagcccccCAAAGGCCGGGTCATGAGCACAACGGCGGGGCTTAGCCTaaagcagcttctcgccagGCCGCATGAGCAGCGAGAAGACGTAATGGATGCATCTCCTTGCATTAATAAAGCGTTGTTATTTGCTGCCActgaatctttttttttttttttttttttggcaatgGCTTGACTCTTTGTAGCTGGGCAGTTTCCATTTTGCTCTCTTTCCGGGCTGTCAAAGTGACTTTTTATCTCCGCGACCTTTTCGTATCGCTGTGGCATGACGGATGCGGTCTCTACGCTGCGTCTGCCTACAGAATAGGCAACTTTATTCCTTACTAAGCCCTACGCCTTGCAGGCACAACGAAGAGGCTACCTTTCTCGCAAATATATCAGTAGATGCTTTGGTTGCAGAAGTAAGTCAGTATATCAGTAGTAATATCCAGCACTCTGTATTCCTTGCATCTCgctccagcacagcacagcacagtcAGACTGCAGAACAGAGCAGGACAGCTGCCAGAGTCCATCCCGTCTGCAAACAGCCCACCGTATGTACATGCAGCAGTAGCCCTTATGCGCAATGAAATCTATCCAATCACTCTGGGGAAAAACACGGCAGATAGCAAACAGCGGCAGCGCACGTGTGTATGTGTGGCAATGCGATAAAAGCAAGGGATGTAATAAATGGGCGTACCGCACGTCACACGGCTGACCGGATTTAGCTCAGCCTTGCCGCATCGACGTGATAGGTCATCTGAGAGCTCGACAAGCACCAATCATTGCTTGCGCAGATAGACTAGAGCCATCCGTTTACAGTCACTTGAAATCGTGCAGACTGACCAAGAACCAAGAAGCACAAATATTCACCAAAGAGCGCGTTTGCAAGATTCAACTAATGTAGACAAgtgtattatttttactcgTAGTCTATTATGCtggaaaaaagaattatGTCTGGCAAAacgatataataaaaaaaaacttttccCTAGCAACGCCTATTTTTACAATCCTATGCAAAGGTCATGGGCGGAGACTTACCAAGTCTCTTGGAGCAAGATTTACGATCGGTTGTACGTCCGGGAGGTTACTTTCGAAATGAGTTAAGCAAAAGGTACAAGCCCTCAAGTGCAGCCCACGTATCAAGTATCTGCATTCTGTATGCAAAGCCCCCAGGTCCCTCAGAAGTAATTCGCAGCCATCAAAGTTGGTCTTCGCTTTTATCAAACGAAATGAACCGAGATCAGCCCTCAAACCCCTCAGAAGCCCACTGGTGTGTACAAGGCGCTGACAATAAGAATCGCCAACGCCGCCGACGCCGAAAAAAAGCCCATCTATGCCATCTTTACCAAGCCTCTATGAGAAGCAAGGCAACGAGCCCTCAGATTACAAAGTAGAGAATCCCCCAGCATTGATCTGCGCTCTTTATTTAAGAGCTTTCCCAAAGCCCACTAAatcccaaaaagaaaagccaaacGTAAATTGCATCATAACCCGCAAATGCCCATATCCCACGATTATATATAGACAGTAGATACTAGATCAAACCATCTTAGTCGAAGGAGATCTTGGTGCCAGAGAAGCCAGGCTTGGTGCGGTTAACGGCGCTGAAGTTACCGCCGCGGCCACCACCGCGACCACCACCTCGgccgccaaagccgccaCGACCACCTCCACGGCCACCACCACGGCCACCGAAGCCGCCGCGtccaccaccagcgccgcccTGGGGACGGGGGCTGGAGTAGTCAAGTCGCAGAGAGCGAGCGAATCTGCCGTTGCCGATGGAAGCACCGGTCTTGGCGTTGTAAGCCTCTCTGGCGTCATCAATGGAGCCAAAGGTAACATAGCCGAAGCCCTTCAGGTTTCCACTCTCACTAAAAAATGTGTTAGCATTGTAAAGCAGCGAGTTCAATACAAGATAAGATAACTTACGGGTCGGTAGGCAGTCTAACGCTGACAACGGGGCGAACCTCGTTGAAGAACTCAGTGACGGTGTCCTGGTCAATATCGAAAGGCAGGTTGCCGACGAAGAGGGTATCGCTCTCAGGGCTGACGGTGTCACCGTGCTTCTTGGCGCGGTCAGCAGCGCGGGCCTGAGGAGTGGCATCATCAGAGCGGGCGTTGGCATAGTCAAGGTTGATAGCACGGCCACCAACATCCTGACCCTGCATGGCCTCGTAAGCCTTGGAAGCAGACTCAGCATCCTTGAAGTCGACATAACCGAAACCACGGCTGCGGCCAGTAGCCTTCTCAGTCACGACACGAGCACCAACAAGGCCGTCGAAGGACTCGAAAGCCTGGTACAGggcatcgtcatcgatgCTCCAAGCCAAGCTGCCAGCGAAGAGGGTGGAAGCAGCGTTGCTGTCgaccttggtcttcttggcagAGGTATCAATCTCGTCGTcagccttgcgcttcttggaAGCGGAGgcatccttctcctcctcctcatcggaAGAAGAATCATCGCTGTCCTCCTCAGAGTCATCGCTAGAGTCAGACTTGGACTtctaagaaagaaaaaagttagttaaattttttttttttttttcaataaaGTGAATAGTCCTGGAAAACTAACCTTAGCAGCAGGCTTCTCCTCATCAGAGTCAGACTCAGACTCAGACTCAGAGTCGGAAGactcagcagccttggccttgccgtTCACAgcaggcttcttctcctcttcctcctcatcagaCTCGGAGTCATCAGACTCGGACTCGGACTCAGACTCAGAAGACTCTTCCTTGGCGGCAGCCTTCTTGGCGTCCTTCTTGGGGGTCTTCTTGggggcctcctcctcagacTCAGACTCGCTCTCGCTGGCAGAAGAATCAGATTCCTCCTCAGACTCAGACTCAGACTCAGAAGAAGACTCGggctcggccttcttcttgctcttcttggagGGCTCCTCCTTGACGGCCTTCTTGGGAGTGGTGGCCTTGGCGGCAACAGGCTCAGCGGCCACAGCCTTCTTGGTGACCTTGGTGGACTTGGCCATTGTGAAGAATAGGGTGAatagagatggaagaaaggaCAAAGGTAATATAGGAAAGACAAAAGACGAGAATTTTTGTCTTTAGGTGTGGatgtagagaaaaaaagaaaacacagGAACTGGCAGCCTCGCAAGTTTTTAAAGCCTGGGTGGTTGGGGACTTCCCGCCTACTGCGCAGCTTTttcagattttttttttttcttctgtccGGCAGAATAGTGGAATAGTGGGGTTGCCAAAAGCGGTGAGATAGATTGGCCCAGCTCGCCATGGGCTTCTCCACATACCGTATGCAGGCTGTGTGGCTAGAACTTGCTGCCTGAGGCTGCAGAAGCGAAAGAACTGAGAGGTAGGCTAGTCAACCATAGTGGACTGCCCTGGTAGGTCGGCATTCGAAGGCGCTCAAAAGCATCAGGAGATAGGTATTCGAGCTTCCGCCGCCTCAGCCCCCGACCATTTGGCCTTTGCCGACTCTGTACCTTTCAGCCCGTCGAATCTCAACCAGCTCGCCATCATGCCGACCCCCGAGTCCGAGCTCTTCAAGAGCCAGAAGCCCACGGTTCCCCCCACATTCAACGGCGTGGACTTTGACGACACCAAGGCTTTCAAGGCGGCCGAGGATGCCATTATTCGGGAACAATGGGTCGGTGCCATGATGACCCGTCTCGTCCAAGAGGAATTGGGCAAGTGCTACGTCCGCGAGGGAGTCAACCACCTGGAGAACTGCGGCCACTTGAGAGGTAAGCCGATGAAGCTCCAATGTGCACCGCACTGAAACGATTTGGGGGATCAAAGACTCATTGAACTGTGGATAGAAAAATACCTGCAATTGCTGGCAACGAACAAGGTCAAGGGAACCAAGTTTATTCAGCAAAACTacctggagaagaaggaccaGGAGTTTGATTTGGAGCGCAAGGTGCACACGAGCGACAAGATTGCCAAGCTGAACCATGGACGATTCTCATGAGTCCAAAATGAAGCTATCTTTTAAAAACATATTTtacacatacacacaaatTTTTGTTTGAGCTATCAGACGGCCGAATTAACCGGCTGAGGCCTTGTCTGGGATGGAGCAGAGGCTATGGTTTAGAGGACTAGAGCCGTGCATGGTTTTGAGCGCAGCGGTTGGAACGCTCTGCCAGTGTATATATCAGGAAGCAACGGAATTACGTTAAAATGCAAAAgaaattatagaaaaaatGCCAGTAGTTTGTAATTACGCGCACAAAGTGCTGTTCAGTTGCAGTACTAGagatgacgaggctgagAGCAAGCAGAACTCTTGTAATCGATCCCATTGGTCACCCCACTACCTACCAGACCAAACGGCATAACCCAAAAATTCTCCAACCACCAATAGCAGAGCCTCGCCATCTCACCCAGAGCCGACCAACCTCGCAACCCTCACACATATAAAAAGCCATGTTCTGCACCCGGTGCCTGCGCGCAACGGTCGCGCGCCGCCAATTCTCCTTTTCACGGCAGTTCTCATCGTCCCTGCGATTCTACTCTACCGAGCCTCAGCTCTCGACCCCCACCACCGACGCCGGCGAAGCTGCAAAGCCGGCCGCCACTGCGCGATCCAGCTGCCCGGAAGGAACTGTACTCAATGGCCTGAACTACATCAAAGGCGGGCAGGACCCCGTCGCCAAGAAGGACGAGGACTATCCGGAGTGGCTGTGGTCTTGCTTGGATGTCATGAAGAAGGCCGACGCAGCGGATGACAATCTGGGCGACGAATTCTGTATGTTTGCCTCTCTACtctcatttctctcttccacaCCTCTTTCAAAATCATAAATGGCCCGCAAAAACGCTGACTTTTTTGTCTCCCCTTGTAGCAAAATCCAAGAAACAACGAAAACTCGCGGCCAAGCGCCAAAAGGCCCTCGAAGCAAAGCTCCTCGCTGAAGGCAACCTCGAGGCCCTGGCGCCAAAGGTaccgctgcagcagcagtctgTGAACTTGCCCGGCGAGCAGAACGGCAGCGTGTTGGACAACCTCGCCGCGGCGGAGAAGCGGGAGGAATTGAGGAAGGCTATGCGCAAGGAGAGAAGggccaaga is drawn from Trichoderma asperellum chromosome 4, complete sequence and contains these coding sequences:
- a CDS encoding uncharacterized protein (EggNog:ENOG41); translated protein: MPTPESELFKSQKPTVPPTFNGVDFDDTKAFKAAEDAIIREQWVGAMMTRLVQEELGKCYVREGVNHLENCGHLREKYLQLLATNKVKGTKFIQQNYLEKKDQEFDLERKVHTSDKIAKLNHGRFS
- a CDS encoding uncharacterized protein (TransMembrane:1 (o338-362i)~EggNog:ENOG41), which translates into the protein MAQQLRADEQAGPSSQRSASMPNVLANSNAHQRRYDENTESWVEVASQPSSSSLSSIGDEIVTTGLRVGSSYNRRRRVQAPARSVPRIQTTIPVTGTGSQDEYDESDSEEDHVLSSSTENMQPSPEEDMEDSDGESDGDAGTALGQAHNQPVFRPQPNAFSHPPSHQRSYSSNAAMSPHPHRDFTRPSFSQRSHTRVQRGPSFMSPSVREDNDAALRASLTTLLSCAAAARGLPKSKEETEAQRAAQTGVGPSSQPMELRFVPEQELEEESEKPRAAAATPVNKCGQSSPARSSSQTRSSSDKAKRAVSTGRNPRATKKKRTAAATAVSEETFISPTLLTWVVSAGVVVLVSVVGFGAGYVIGREVGRQEGLTASVSSVNETASSGRDVLRSSGGGLRRFRWGDVGRSIVAQA
- a CDS encoding mitochondrial 54S ribosomal protein mL54, which codes for MFCTRCLRATVARRQFSFSRQFSSSLRFYSTEPQLSTPTTDAGEAAKPAATARSSCPEGTVLNGLNYIKGGQDPVAKKDEDYPEWLWSCLDVMKKADAADDNLGDEFSKSKKQRKLAAKRQKALEAKLLAEGNLEALAPKVPLQQQSVNLPGEQNGSVLDNLAAAEKREELRKAMRKERRAKIKESNYLKSM
- the CYP51 gene encoding lanosterol 14-alpha-demethylase (TransMembrane:2 (o21-42i54-71o)) produces the protein MGIIQDAAGHPLAQLYFQQGIGAQIAIGVAGFVALSVFVNVIQQLLFRNPTDPPLVFHWFPFIGSTVIYGMDPPKFFRDNRAKYGDVFTFVLLGKKTTVAVGPAGNDFILNGKLKDVNAEDIYTVLTTPVFGRDVVYDCPNAKLMEQKKFMKIALTTEAFRSYVPIISHEVTSYFKRTAAFKGKSGIVDIPKKMAEITIFTASHALQGSRIRNKFDESLADLYHDLDMGFTSINFVLHWAPLPWNRKRDQAQRTIAKIYMDTIKERKALGDEDNELDIMKHLMTSVYKNGTPVPDHEIAHMMIALLMAGQHSSSSTSSWIMLRLAQNPKVVEDLYQEQINALGADLPPLQYEDLAKLPLNQAIVKETLRLHAPIHSIMRAVKQPMPVPGTKYVIPPTHVLLAAPGVSGSDPNYFPNPFEWDPYRWLPGSPNAPLIAARNEEEEEKIDYGYGIVSKGAASPYLPFGAGRHRCIGEQFANLQLQTIIVETVRMFKLSNVDGSDKIVGTDYASLFSRPLEPAEIRWERRD